CATCACCGGCTCCACCGACGAGCACGTCGAGCTCGAGATCGCGCCCGGAGTCGTGATCCGGGTCGTGCGCGGCGCCGTCGCGTCGGTGCGCCGCGAGGCCGAGCCCGCGCCGGAGCCCGCCGAGTCGCGGTCCGACGACCTCCCCGACGACGAAGAGGAGCGCTGAGCCATGGCGGCCCGCCGTCCGCGCCCTGGGCGCAATCTCGTCGTCTTCTTCCTCGGACTCGCCATCCTCTACG
This region of Nocardioides sp. L-11A genomic DNA includes:
- the yajC gene encoding preprotein translocase subunit YajC; this translates as MKDAVSLLPIVAIAAIFWLLIIRPASRQRKQAAELQAALAVGDDVMLTSGIFGTITGSTDEHVELEIAPGVVIRVVRGAVASVRREAEPAPEPAESRSDDLPDDEEER